The Coffea arabica cultivar ET-39 chromosome 4e, Coffea Arabica ET-39 HiFi, whole genome shotgun sequence genome includes a window with the following:
- the LOC140006048 gene encoding uncharacterized protein yields MQCYSCKEFGHIARNCGKKFCSYCKQSGHILKECPTRPENRRAQAFQATVPDAPVIGPTSTISQTVMTPEMVQQMILTAFSALGLQGQGPDVGEGNREGA; encoded by the exons ATGCAGTGCTACAGCTGCAAGGAGTTTGGCCATATTGCTCGCAATTGTGGTAAGAAATTCTGCAGTTACTGTAAGCAAAGTGGACATATTCTCAAGGAATGTCCTACACGTCCGGAAAACAGGCGAGCCCAAGCTTTTCAAGCTACTGTTCCAGATGCTCCTGTTATTGGTCCGACATCTACAATCAGCCAGACTGTTATGACCCCAGAAATGGTCCAGCAGATGATTCTTACTGCATTTTCTGCCCTTGGACTTCAAGGTCAAG GACCAGATGTCGGGGAAGGTAATCGCGAAGGGGCCTAG